A genomic region of Solanum dulcamara chromosome 2, daSolDulc1.2, whole genome shotgun sequence contains the following coding sequences:
- the LOC129880408 gene encoding glycosyl hydrolase 5 family protein-like, with protein MWKSPSSFSSSLNISFFIIHLFLLLLIINQRVAVVVSSQPLYTNSRWIVNSTGQRVKLACVNWVSHMDVMLAEGLNQQPVDAISKSIINMGFNCVRLTWPLYLFTNDTLCSITVRQSFKNLGLFSSILGLQANNPSIVDLSVLDAFKAVVASLAKNNVMIILDNHISKPGWCCSRFDGNGFFGDQYFDPHLWIQGLTKVATTFNTTTNVVGMSLRNELRGPLQNVDDWYRYMQKGAEAVHAANSDVLIILSGLSFDKDLSFLHQRPVNLTFSGKLVFEIHRYGFTDGDTWSADNANQACGEVLNDMVSKGAFVLEQGYPLFVSEFGVDQRGTNVNDNRYFNCFLGLAAELDFDWALWTLVGSYYLRDGIVGLNEYYGILDWNWFDIRNSSFLQRISVIRTPFQGPGYTETRPHKVIFHPMTGLCVQRTSLLQPLELGPCSEAEAWGYAPAKALTVLGTYFCLQADNMPGQPAKLSMICSDDSSKWDTVSDSKMQLSSKLKDGTSICLDVDPNNVIVTQTCKCLSTNDTTCDPGSQWFKIIDSTRATKTTKSFLQIKPIIQFLARNFFGSYI; from the exons ATGTGGAAGTCACCATCATCATTTTCCTCTTCCCTTAACATCTCCTTCTTCATCATTCATCTATTTCTACTTCTTTTAATCATCAACCAACGTGTTGCTGTTGTAGTTTCATCACAACCACTTTACACAAATTCAAGATGGATTGTCAACTCAACAGGGCAAAGAGTGAAATTAGCATGTGTAAATTGGGTGTCACATATGGATGTAATGTTAGCAGAAGGACTAAATCAACAACCAGTTGATGCAATTTCTAAATCAATTATCAACATGGGCTTTAATTGTGTTAGACTTACTTGGCCTCTCTATTTGTTTACTAATGATACTTTGTGTTCTATAACTGTTAGACAATCTTTCAAGAACCTTGGACTTTTTAGCTCTATTCTTGGTCTTCAAGCTAATAATCCTTCCATTGTTGATCTCTCTGTCCTAGATGCTTTCAAG GCAGTGGTGGCTAGCCTTGCAAAAAACAATGTGATGATCATATTAGACAATCACATAAGCAAGCCTGGGTGGTGTTGCAGTAGATTTGATGGCAATGGCTTCTTTGGAGATCAATACTTTGATCCTCACCTTTGGATCCAAGGCCTTACAAAAGTAGCCACCACTTTCAATACCACTACCAATGTTGTAGGCATGAGCTTAAGAAATGAACTTCGTGGACCTTTACAAAATGTTGATGATTGGTATAG GTACATGCAGAAAGGAGCTGAAGCAGTGCATGCAGCTAACTCTGATGTTCTTATCATTCTATCTGGCCTAAGTTTCGACAAGGATCTTTCTTTCTTGCACCAAAGACCGGTGAACTTGACATTCAGTGGCAAGCTAGTTTTTGAGATTCATCGATATGGTTTCACAGATGGAGACACTTGGTCAGCAGACAACGCAAACCAAGCATGCGGAGAAGTGTTGAATGACATGGTGAGCAAAGGAGCTTTTGTTTTAGAACAAGGCTACCCATTGTTCGTGAGTGAGTTTGGAGTGGATCAAAGAGGCACCAATGTAAACGACAACAGGTATTTCAATTGCTTTCTTGGACTGGCGGCTGAACTTGACTTCGATTGGGCATTGTGGACACTCGTCGGGAGCTATTATTTGAGAGATGGTATTGTGGGACTCAATGAGTACTATGGTATTTTAGATTGGAACTGGTTCGATATCAGGAATTCAAGCTTTCTGCAAAGGATCTCAGTCATCCGCACGCCATTCCAAG GACCAGGATATACCGAGACTCGTCCACATAAAGTAATTTTCCATCCTATGACAGGGCTTTGTGTTCAAAGAACTTCATTGCTGCAGCCATTGGAGCTAGGTCCATGTTCTGAGGCTGAAGCATGGGGCTATGCTCCAGCAAAAGCACTGACAGTATTAGGAACTTACTTTTGCCTGCAAGCAGATAATATGCCCGGGCAGCCAGCAAAACTTAGTATGATATGCAGTGATGATAGCTCAAAATGGGATACCGTCTCAGACTCTAAGATGCAACTATCTTCTAAGCTAAAAGATGGTACTAGTATTTGCTTAGATGTTGATCCCAACAATGTCATTGTCACACAAACATGTAAGTGTCTGAGCACAAATGATACTACATGTGATCCTGGAAGCCAGTggttcaaaataattgacagCACAAGGGCAACAAAAACTACAAAATCCTTTCttcaaatcaaaccaatcattcAGTTTCTAGCGAGGAATTTCTTTGGAAGCTACATCTAA